One genomic region from Stackebrandtia nassauensis DSM 44728 encodes:
- a CDS encoding magnesium and cobalt transport protein CorA, which yields MLTWWRCDAEGIRPGEKSVDFATVPDSLPPGGFAWVELTEPDAAELERLVTVLRLPPFVIHDAISAHRRPRLDAYGDVMSMVVKSVWYLDGTSDVETGDVTFLLNRWLLVTVRHGDGDPMPDARARLEHNPKLLRLGTRGAAYAVVGTMVDTYLKVSEEIETDVTELERAVFSPGRVKRVEQLYSLQREVLEFREAVQPMDVIADELLSHHDRRDAVTPFVRTLAHRVKRAGDSAARSENLLNAILQAHLGQIGMWQNEDMRKISAWAAIIAAPTMIAGIYGMNFKHMPELNWVVSYPAVLLLMAVICWLLHRGFKRNGWL from the coding sequence ATGCTGACGTGGTGGCGTTGCGACGCCGAGGGGATCCGGCCGGGGGAGAAGTCAGTGGATTTCGCCACCGTGCCGGATTCGCTGCCGCCGGGCGGTTTCGCGTGGGTCGAACTGACCGAACCCGACGCCGCCGAACTGGAACGCCTCGTCACGGTGCTGCGGCTACCACCGTTCGTCATCCACGACGCGATCTCCGCCCACCGTCGCCCCCGCCTCGACGCCTACGGCGACGTCATGTCCATGGTGGTCAAATCGGTGTGGTACCTCGACGGCACCTCCGACGTGGAGACCGGTGATGTCACCTTCCTGCTCAACCGGTGGCTGCTGGTGACCGTCCGACACGGCGACGGCGACCCGATGCCCGACGCCCGCGCCCGGCTCGAACACAACCCCAAACTGCTGCGCCTGGGAACCCGGGGCGCGGCCTACGCCGTCGTCGGCACCATGGTGGACACCTACCTCAAGGTGTCCGAGGAGATCGAGACCGACGTGACCGAACTGGAGCGCGCGGTGTTCAGCCCCGGCCGGGTCAAACGGGTGGAACAGCTGTACTCGCTGCAACGCGAGGTCCTGGAGTTCCGGGAAGCCGTGCAGCCCATGGACGTCATCGCCGACGAACTCCTGTCACACCACGACCGCCGCGACGCGGTCACCCCGTTCGTCCGCACCCTGGCCCACCGCGTCAAACGCGCCGGCGACTCGGCGGCCCGCAGCGAGAACCTGCTCAACGCGATCCTGCAGGCCCACCTCGGCCAGATCGGCATGTGGCAGAACGAGGACATGCGCAAGATCTCGGCGTGGGCAGCCATCATCGCCGCCCCCACCATGATCGCCGGGATCTACGGCATGAACTTCAAGCACATGCCCGAGCTCAACTGGGTGGTCTCCTACCCGGCGGTACTGCTCCTGATGGCCGTGATCTGCTGGCTGCTGCACCGAGGCTTCAAACGCAACGGCTGGCTGTAG
- a CDS encoding maleylpyruvate isomerase N-terminal domain-containing protein, producing MTGIRTQFLSAARIAEDLLRQREVVESWKEPSALAEFSVGGLAGHLAYQVLAVRQALTEPEPTQETVPLLGHYDRVEWIEGGLDADINVRIRGGGEELGAPGPQALVTQLDAAITDLAAGLPALPNLPVHIPLWRDWSLLLDDFLTTRILELTVHCDDLAVSVGIDTPDIPDDVYDTVLSLLARLSAKRHGPVAVLRALSRSERSPGDIAAM from the coding sequence GTGACCGGTATCCGAACCCAGTTCCTGTCCGCGGCGCGGATCGCGGAGGACCTGCTGCGACAACGCGAGGTCGTCGAGTCCTGGAAGGAACCCAGCGCGCTGGCCGAGTTCAGCGTCGGCGGCCTGGCGGGCCACCTGGCCTACCAGGTGCTGGCGGTGCGGCAGGCGCTCACCGAACCGGAACCGACCCAGGAGACGGTGCCGCTGCTGGGCCACTACGACCGGGTGGAGTGGATCGAGGGCGGCCTCGACGCCGACATCAACGTCCGGATCCGCGGCGGCGGCGAGGAACTGGGCGCCCCGGGGCCGCAGGCACTGGTGACCCAGTTGGACGCCGCGATCACCGACCTGGCGGCCGGCCTGCCCGCGCTGCCGAACCTGCCGGTGCACATCCCACTGTGGCGGGACTGGTCGCTCCTACTCGACGACTTCCTGACCACCCGGATCCTGGAGTTGACGGTCCACTGTGACGATCTGGCGGTCAGCGTCGGCATCGACACCCCTGACATCCCCGACGACGTCTACGACACCGTGCTGAGTCTGCTGGCCCGGCTGTCGGCCAAACGGCACGGCCCCGTTGCGGTACTACGGGCCCTGTCCCGCTCCGAACGCTCCCCCGGCGACATCGCCGCGATGTGA
- the aspT gene encoding aspartate-alanine antiporter, with amino-acid sequence MEWVKNLLQSTPEIALFVCLALGFAVGKVKVWKLSLGGVAGTLIVSIAVGMIGGITLNDEVKNIAFALFIFTLGYISGPSFFASLNRKSLRYGVFTVIEVVTVLGLTAAATVVMGLDQGTAAGLLAGGATESAAVGTATDAIAKLPLSDEQISTLQANVGTAYSISYICGLITIVLLSSQIFPLIMRINLRDEADKLWRKLGGSSEDEDGSTKALPGLVGRAHRVEAAQGKTIADLESELGDVAVERVRRGGDPVPPEPGSILRRGDIVMLVGQREALLAGDVVIGPEIVPDGMDFDLDAADVVVNAKDYVPSSLAELRERIPPENRHGVFLTEITRMDHQLPLKPETSIHAGDTVRLTGSKSDLAEFAPRVGFRIEKGVKADFIFIAIGVTAGFLVGKLVLPLGDIPLSLGTGGGCLLTGLVCGWIRAKRPTIGQYHPAAADVIKTLGLSVFICAVGLSSGPQAVSLVKEFGAGLPIAGVLMTLVPACISLFVAWKIMKLPAPLALGSVTGQQCSTPGITAVQQAAGNATPLMAYTIVYAMSNVVLPLLGPVVVAMAGAVG; translated from the coding sequence ATGGAATGGGTCAAGAACCTTCTCCAGTCCACGCCCGAGATCGCCTTGTTCGTCTGCCTGGCACTGGGTTTCGCCGTCGGCAAGGTGAAGGTGTGGAAACTGTCGCTGGGCGGTGTCGCCGGAACACTGATCGTGTCCATCGCGGTGGGCATGATCGGCGGCATCACCCTCAACGACGAGGTGAAGAACATCGCCTTCGCGCTGTTCATCTTCACGCTCGGCTACATCTCCGGACCGTCCTTCTTCGCCAGTCTCAACCGCAAGTCGCTGCGCTACGGCGTCTTCACGGTGATCGAGGTGGTGACGGTGCTGGGCCTGACGGCCGCGGCCACCGTCGTCATGGGACTCGACCAGGGCACGGCCGCCGGACTGCTGGCCGGTGGCGCCACCGAGTCGGCCGCGGTGGGTACCGCGACCGACGCGATTGCGAAACTGCCGCTGTCGGACGAGCAGATATCCACCTTGCAGGCCAACGTGGGTACCGCCTACTCCATCTCGTACATCTGCGGGCTGATCACGATCGTGCTGCTGTCCAGCCAGATCTTCCCGCTGATCATGCGCATCAACCTGCGCGACGAGGCGGACAAGCTGTGGCGCAAGCTCGGCGGTTCCTCAGAGGACGAGGACGGCTCCACCAAGGCGCTGCCGGGCCTGGTGGGCCGCGCCCACCGCGTCGAGGCCGCGCAGGGCAAGACGATCGCCGACCTGGAGTCGGAACTGGGCGACGTGGCCGTGGAACGGGTCCGCCGTGGTGGCGACCCGGTGCCGCCGGAACCCGGCTCGATACTGCGGCGCGGCGACATCGTGATGCTCGTGGGACAACGGGAGGCGCTGTTGGCCGGTGACGTCGTCATCGGTCCCGAGATCGTCCCCGACGGCATGGACTTCGACCTGGACGCCGCCGACGTCGTCGTCAACGCCAAGGACTACGTCCCGTCGAGCCTTGCCGAACTGCGGGAACGGATCCCGCCGGAGAACCGGCACGGCGTGTTCCTGACCGAGATCACCCGGATGGACCACCAGCTGCCGCTGAAACCGGAGACGTCCATCCACGCCGGTGACACGGTACGGCTCACCGGTTCCAAATCGGACCTGGCCGAATTCGCGCCCAGGGTCGGTTTCCGCATCGAGAAGGGCGTCAAGGCCGACTTCATCTTCATCGCGATCGGTGTGACCGCCGGGTTCCTGGTCGGCAAGCTGGTGCTGCCGCTGGGCGACATCCCGCTGTCGCTGGGCACCGGTGGCGGCTGTCTGCTCACCGGCCTGGTGTGCGGCTGGATCCGCGCCAAACGCCCGACCATCGGCCAGTACCACCCGGCCGCCGCCGACGTCATCAAGACGCTGGGGCTGTCGGTGTTCATCTGCGCCGTGGGTCTGTCCTCGGGGCCGCAGGCGGTCAGCCTTGTCAAGGAGTTCGGTGCCGGGCTGCCCATCGCCGGTGTCCTCATGACACTGGTACCAGCCTGCATCTCGCTGTTCGTGGCCTGGAAGATCATGAAACTGCCCGCGCCGCTGGCGCTGGGCTCGGTGACCGGGCAGCAGTGCTCGACGCCGGGTATCACGGCGGTGCAGCAGGCGGCGGGCAACGCGACCCCGCTGATGGCCTACACCATCGTCTACGCCATGTCCAATGTGGTGCTGCCGTTGCTGGGGCCGGTCGTGGTTGCCATGGCGGGAGCCGTCGGCTGA
- a CDS encoding bifunctional aspartate transaminase/aspartate 4-decarboxylase, whose protein sequence is MTMMESGHHTARTEQKRLEGLSPFELKDSLISLADDHQKNTAMQMINAGRGNPNWIAVKPREAFFLLGNFGIAESRRDWSEFEVLGGMPQKDGIAERFRAFLNSNADAPGADLLRDSLDYGVNRLGFDADAFVHELADAVIGDQYPVPDRMLTHFEKVVHAYLVQEMCAGQAPAADYDLFAVEGGTAAMCYIFDSCMTNKLLHKGDKIAIMSPIFTPYLEIPHLERYQFDVVELNATRVDDQGFHTWQYPDSEIDKLADPGIRALFCVNPSNPPSVMLARESMDRIASIVNEKNPELTVITDDVYGTFVDGFRSLMSVIPKNTIGVYSFSKYFGCTGWRLGVIAVNQVNVFDERLATLPKADKQTLNERYGTLTLEPEKLRFIDRIVADSRQVALNHTAGLSLPQQTQMALFSLMALLDGDDTYKSTCKAVIARRLEALTRGLGVDLPADPLAAHYYMELDLLSWAERHWGPEFATWMRENYEPVDPIFRLAEEDSVVLLNGGGFDGPEWSVRVSLANLPMAAYERIGKALWNIGQEYKRAFDARKGG, encoded by the coding sequence CTGGCCGACGACCACCAGAAGAACACCGCCATGCAGATGATCAACGCCGGGCGGGGCAATCCCAACTGGATCGCGGTCAAACCCCGCGAGGCGTTCTTCCTGCTGGGCAACTTCGGCATCGCCGAGTCGCGCCGCGACTGGTCCGAGTTCGAGGTCCTGGGCGGCATGCCGCAGAAGGACGGCATCGCCGAACGGTTCCGCGCCTTCCTGAACAGCAACGCCGACGCGCCGGGCGCCGACCTGCTGCGCGACAGCCTCGACTACGGCGTCAACCGGCTCGGCTTCGACGCCGACGCCTTCGTCCACGAACTGGCCGACGCGGTCATCGGCGACCAGTACCCGGTGCCCGACCGGATGCTCACCCACTTCGAGAAGGTCGTGCACGCCTACCTGGTGCAGGAGATGTGCGCCGGGCAGGCGCCCGCGGCCGACTACGACCTGTTCGCGGTGGAGGGCGGCACCGCCGCCATGTGCTACATCTTCGACTCCTGCATGACCAACAAACTCCTCCACAAGGGAGACAAGATCGCGATCATGTCGCCGATCTTCACGCCCTACCTGGAGATCCCGCACCTGGAGCGGTACCAGTTCGACGTGGTGGAGCTCAACGCCACCCGCGTCGACGACCAGGGCTTCCACACCTGGCAGTACCCGGACTCCGAGATCGACAAGCTCGCCGATCCCGGTATCAGGGCGCTGTTCTGCGTCAACCCGTCCAACCCGCCGTCGGTGATGCTGGCTCGCGAGTCGATGGACCGGATCGCGTCCATCGTCAACGAGAAGAACCCGGAACTGACCGTCATCACCGACGACGTCTACGGCACCTTCGTCGACGGGTTCCGGTCCCTCATGTCGGTGATACCGAAGAACACCATCGGGGTGTACTCGTTCTCGAAGTACTTCGGCTGCACCGGCTGGCGGCTGGGCGTCATCGCCGTCAACCAGGTCAACGTCTTCGACGAACGGCTCGCCACGCTTCCCAAGGCGGACAAGCAGACCCTCAACGAACGCTACGGGACGCTGACGCTGGAGCCGGAGAAACTGCGCTTCATCGACCGCATCGTCGCCGACTCCCGGCAGGTGGCGCTCAACCACACCGCCGGACTGTCGCTGCCGCAACAGACCCAGATGGCGCTGTTCTCGCTGATGGCGCTGCTGGACGGCGACGACACCTACAAGTCGACCTGCAAGGCCGTCATCGCGCGCCGCCTGGAAGCGCTCACCCGGGGCCTGGGCGTCGACCTGCCCGCCGACCCGCTGGCGGCGCACTACTACATGGAACTCGACCTGCTGTCGTGGGCCGAACGCCACTGGGGTCCCGAGTTCGCGACCTGGATGCGCGAGAACTACGAACCGGTCGACCCGATCTTCCGGCTGGCCGAGGAGGACTCGGTGGTGCTGCTCAACGGCGGCGGCTTCGACGGTCCGGAGTGGTCGGTGCGAGTGTCGCTGGCGAACCTGCCGATGGCCGCCTACGAACGCATCGGCAAGGCACTGTGGAACATCGGTCAGGAGTACAAGCGCGCCTTCGACGCGCGAAAGGGCGGCTGA